The Brachyhypopomus gauderio isolate BG-103 chromosome 1, BGAUD_0.2, whole genome shotgun sequence genome includes the window AGCAGCTCCTTCTTGTTGAGGAGCAGAGCCTCGTTCTCCATCTGCACCATCTTCACCATGTCACTCTCCTGGAGAGAAACACCCTCAACCTCAGTATCTTCACCACGTCACTCTCCTGGAGAGAGACCCCCCTGAATATCAATATCTCAGTATCTTCACCACGTCACTCTCCTGGAGAGAAACACTCCTGAACCTCAGTATCTGAGTATCCTCAGATGCCCTTTACCTTCTGAAGACGCTTGGTGAGGATCTTCAGCTCCCTCTGCTGTTTTCTTTGGCCTTGCAGTCTCTCCCTGTGCCGTAGCTCCCTGTCGTACTGCTTGCTAGAAACACCTTGAATCAGTTTAGAAATGGAGAAGGAATAAGTACTTTTCTACGCATTTTTAAAATGGCAGCATGAAATCAGCAAGCGTACTGATTTCAACTGGAGAACGCGTACATATGATGGTTATGCGTCTGTCTACCTTATCTGAAAGGACAAGTTAACATTGGCTTCCTGGAGCTGCGTGTGGACTTTCTCATAGTCCTGCTGGCTGAGGATCAGTTTCTCCTTCTGATTAGTAATGAAATGAATTTTGATTTGAAAGTAATGAATTTTACTAAAAATGAAACAGAGTGCTTTCTTAGAACAGCCTTCATGCTTTGTCTTGTGTATGACACGACTGTAAGATGTGGTTTTATGTGGTGGGTTAGTGGTCATGTGGTGGGTTAGTGGTCATGTATGGAGactgcagggttagggttagactaaCCTAACCCTGGCCCTAATCATGCAGGGGGCCTGTGTGAGAGAATCACCTCGGTTATCTCTTTGTTCTCCAGGTCTTGGACCTGTTGAGCAAGCTCCGCCTTGGCCTGACTCAGCTGAGCGTTATTGGTCAGCAGTGACTCCACCTTCATCCGcagctcctcctccctcactgcTAAGCGCTTCCTGTATGACATGAAGAAGCAAAAAAAAGCCTTCAGAGAGGGTGGAGCCTATCACACATCACCTTGCTAATATTGTAGAGCCTAGTCACTTTGATCTGAACCGCAGTAACAAATTCCTTATGTTTCTTACAACTATATCATAAATCATATTTCTCTACTGTAATTGTCCGTGGAGTGCACTAGTCTGTGGAGTGCACTAGTCGAGTGGCTAGCAGCTTTCAGTACCACTGCTGTTGGGAGTTCTCCACTTGACTCTTCAAGGTGGACATCTCAGCCACCATGTCCCTAAGCTCCTGCTCCAGGTTGCTACTCTGGGTGCTGCGAGTTTCCTCTGCATTTAGCTGCTGGGTGCTGCTCTACAGCAGCTGCTCAACGGGTTGATTCTGTAGCACAACCAAAAGACACAGCCAGGTGTAAAGGTCAGGTGTAAAGGTCAGGTGTAAGGCTCTCTCACCACAGAGTCCACCTGCTTGTGCTGGAACAGGTACTGGTCCTGCTCCTGAGGCTGGCACGTCTGCAGGTCTTGCTGGGAGAACTGGAGCCCTGCAGACTGGGAGCCTTCATTCTCCACCTGCTGCTTCACTGTGGTCTGGCCCTCCGCAGGCTCAGCAGACACCTGCGACAGTGCTGGAGTGAGCTTCGGCTACAGGGGGCCCAGGTGTTTCCATGGCCCGTGCTCACCTGTATCAGGGCCTTGGCCTGGTCCGCCTTGGCCTGCTCGGCCAGGTGCTGTTTGGCCTACTCTTTCTCTTGGTGAAGTGTGGTTTTGACCCAGTCCAGTTTAGTGGTCAGAGACTCCAGCTAAGGATGTCACAAGGCCAGAGGATTAGTCGAAGAGCGTAGCTAAGAGTCAAAGAGTTCCACAAACATCAGAGCGACTCGTCTCCCCTCCATACCAGCTGCAGGTGCTGTGCACACTTCCTGTCCTGTCTCTGAGAATTCTCAACACTGACTTCATCAATTTTTTCCAGGAGATCGATCTGTGAATGCACAGAAGACAGCATGTTGCTTTGATCATCTGGTAGACCTATACTACCCTCACCAGGATTACAACcatctaaccctcaccctaaccctctggTGACTCTCACCTGCTCCTGAAGGTGCTGGGTTTCAGCCTCATGGTCGCTATCTTTTTGCTCCCGCAGTTCCTGCAGCTGCAGGGTAAGGTCTTCCACCACTTCCCTCCTCTTCACACTCCTCCACTGCTTTCTTCCTCTGCAGCGTCTCCTGCTCAAACCGAGCCTGAAGATTCAGAACAAGCCGTCTCAGGTCCTGCAGGCCACCGAGCTTCTCCTACATCTCCTCGCGGCACCTACAGAATCAGTCGCACACATCACTGTTTAACCAACCGATTCGTCAGTTATTACAACCACTGACAACACTGAAAGTGAGTAAAAATCAAGTGCCCACCTCTTATGGTGCTTTCTTCCTCTTAACTTTCGATGAAGAAGTCGTGCTGAGGACCTGATTCTAAAAGATTTTCGAATTTGTGTTGAGGACCTAGAGATTCCAGGACTGTGAGGGCGGTTTGTTTAACCTTTGACAGTTTCTGAGTAAATGCCTCGGTAACTTCATCTCTGTCACTGTCTTCAATCTAATGATTCAATGAAGATTGAAAAACTTTGTATTATGATGTTatgaataatattaataataatttaattgcATATAATGTATTGCATGAAAACATAATTCCATAATTTTTTCTTCCACAAGATCATTCAATGTCCATTTATTAAACTTTTATGAAATTACTTCCTCAAAGTTCCACACATTTTTATAACACTAGATGTTTAACTCATCTCTTCATAGCAGCTCAAGGAACTGCAAGCAATCTGTGTTCATTCTGTGAACAGTGGTCTTCAGCCTCCAGAGACCCCCTCATCACCTGCTGCGCCTTGATGTGTTCAGCCACATCTGTAGGAAGAACagtttctctctttgtctgaaATACTGAGCAACTGTTTCTAATTACAAACCAATTAATCATGTACATTTAATTTGGCTGAGGATAGAAAAAATGTGAGAGTGCATTACCACGGCGTTTCCTGTCCTTCATTTCCTGTCTAAGCTGCTCAAATTCTAGCTGAGCAGCCTGGAGCTCTGACTCTGAAAAACATAGAAACACAGACGTTATGAAAGGACACACCTACGTTAGACATGTACGCAtggatgctctctctctctctctctctctctctctctctctctctctctctcacacacacacacacacacactacattggGCCAGTATAATTTCATTTCCTCCCATCCCTGCTCCTTATTTGCAGAGGAGGAAGTGGACAGCACCTCCAACCGTTTGTGGATGAGATCAGGCCATCCCTGCCCAGacacccagacacccaccgtAGGCTCTGAGGGCCGAGCTCCTCAGTGAGGCGGTGGATCTCCCCGTGGGCCATGTCCAGCCTGGAGGTCGCCCCAGCCACATCCTTCTCCAGACACTTCCATTTCCATTGAGATTCTCCTCAACCGACCGCCTGCTCGCCTTACACAGGGCAGAAGAAGGCATGTTCAGAGGCAGCTCAGGGCAGTGCCAGAGCACAACTGACTCGTGAACCTAACAGCAACACGCACGCTGTAGCCGTTTCAATCCCACGTGAGCATGCATGCTGCATCATCCGTCGGGCTGCTGTGCTCAGAGGGTTAGAAGGTTAGTTAGTCAGAAGGAAGAGCAGGCCAGGTTGCTGGTGAAATACAGAAAGGTTGCTGGTTTTCTCAGCCAGGAAGGGGGAAACAGGCACACATCGGCATTTCTTCCTATCAAACTATAATAAAGCATTAGCAGTGTAGGTCTGCGGCACTGCTCTGAGCCCCAGGAGTCTCTTCTACAGACTCTGCCTTTGTGGGTTTCTCTGGGCCAAACTGCATTTTAACATCAAATAAAGAACCATAACAAAATCAAACCACACTGTGTGCCCTTACTTGGTCTGGGTTTTCTTCAGAACTCTGCAGTATGGTCTTCTGAAAACCGTTTGGCTGCAGTGTCTTCGTGGTGCCATCATTGAAGTCCTGAAGTTTCTTCTGGAGAGAAGACCTCTCTAGCAGCAGGTAAGTAACCTGCTCGCTCAGGCTGCAGGAGACGACATCCGCCAGGTGCGCCTGGAGCAACATCTCTGCTATCTCACTTTCTTGGGCCTTTGTGCACACAGAGAGAGCTGATGAGAAGATGGAGTCTGGACTTCATTGGAAGAGAAGTCATGCAGAATGTCACATGTGTCATTGTGAAGAGCTTGGAGACCTTGCAGCAGTTTGAACTGGTTCAGTCTGTTGAGGACACTTCATTATCCTGTTGCAAGTCTAGAGACGCTTAGTCCGGAGTCTCGAATAGACTCTGAATGTTTTCAACATACTGTGCTATCTGTGAGAAACACATAAAACGTGCATTGGATACAGAAATCTGTTCCCACGTGATCTTAAAAAATTACCACATCCTCATTACTCATTTCGCTAATTCAGGGTCGCTCGAAACCACACTCACGTTTCCAGGGGCGGTTTGTTCATTAGGGCGATTGGGCGACGCACCACGAAAGAATGAAAAGGAAGtttttttctctcacattcTATCACGTATCTAATTAGCTACGTCTGTTCTGGACAGCGTCTCTTgcctctgaatgccattgtccaatcagcgtTGAGGTGCATTCCCTGTAGTACCGCCCCTTTTGGGGCGATTTAGGGGGAAGTGCCATTCTGTCGTCGTAATAATCAAGATAAACTATGCTGTCctttattaattttattaaactttatttaattaatggtaaatctggcctctctccatgtttaaagttgtttgtgaGGGCAAATTGAGAGATGACAATCTCAGTTAAATGTTCAGTCATTGTAGAGTTTTAACCAAGATtatatttacaagatatattggtgcacaaatactgtacagtatataatgtaaggagaaatatatatttatgattatatttTCAATGGTTAAGTCACttttttatttacccactgaaatggtcacctTGGATGTCATCATATCAATTGCCCccctgagatatttgtcagaggcCGCCACTGTCTGCGCCGCGTGATGAACGCGCAGGTCCAGTATGTTCCGAGTGAGCGCTCTCGCGCGTGTGTCCTTCCAAGCCCAGACGCCCAGAGCTGGAGCGTCCACAGACCCTCACCAAGCGCTGCTCCATCTCACCCAACCACTCCATCGCCTGAAGATATACAGGCGCAGCTTAGGTAGAGACCTTCATCCCTGATTTTGTAACTACCTTGCGTGCTAGATTCCGTTTAAATTAGGTAAAACAATGAGTGTAATATATAAATAACTAAGTTACCAAAACCGCTAACGTACAGTTTTAAACAGGTACCAAAGTTCAGAGACGCTCTTACGAAGACTCGCCTTTTGACAGCATGTTAAACAAACGGGACACGAGCGAGAGGGACGGACGGCATGAGGACCACGCGGACAGCTGTTCAGCGATCTAGCCTGTCAACCAGGATTTCATAATCAATCCACTCTGACTTCAGAAGTAGACAAAACCGCTAAACCGCATAGCGATCGTcaatcaaacaaaaacaaactagCATATAGGGCTAGCTTtgaagtgaataaataaaatccaTCGTATCCTGACCATATCGATCGTCTTCGTTAAGCTTAGTGACCTCTGTAGTCTGTACCGTTTACCTCTGTACCGTTAATATTCAACAAAAATAACTCAATTTTCTTTAACTTATCACATTTTATTATAATTGAGTATGAATTCACAGCCGGTCCTTTGCATGCTGGGTGGTCTGTAATTTTATCTAACAGATCTCACACTAAGCATTAGTGTAATTGCTCACGTCTGACCACTTAAATGCACAGCAGACCTGTGCAAATTCTATTTCTATCACCATTTTGCATTCACTGATTTTAAATTAGTTAAAGGAAACGGATGCAAAAGTTCAAAAACACTATCACAACACCTCACAACTATTTAACTATTCTCCTCTGAAGTTTTTTTTGTCCTTCAGCTTTTAAAAATTCCATTTCAAAGTCTTAACATCCGATGCTGACCGCGTGTGGTTCTCTGGTTTTAGGCAATCCTGTCACTGAcatattttcagtttttttaaaTCAAGCCTAAAGTGTAGTGGAAGGCAGTTTGACGTAAATGGGCGTTTGGGGCTCTCCATACAAGCCAAGCCTCCATGTCTGTCCCTGACCCCTCCCaagagggagtggagagaacTGGCAAAACGGAGAGGGCGAGCAGACCGAGGACTGGGGGGAGTGAGACCAAG containing:
- the LOC143514559 gene encoding uncharacterized protein LOC143514559, which translates into the protein MLLQAHLADVVSCSLSEQVTYLLLERSSLQKKLQDFNDGTTKTLQPNGFQKTILQSSEENPDQASRRSVEENLNGNGSVWRRMWLGRPPGWTWPTGRSTASLRSSALRAYESELQAAQLEFEQLRQEMKDRKRRDVAEHIKAQQVMRGSLEAEDHCSQNEHRLLAVP